The DNA segment AGCGCCATCATTATTATCTACAACATTCAGATCAACACTACCAGTACCTCTCGTCAGGTAAACCATCCTGAGTTTGAACCTCATGTTGCTCtactttgtttctttttttacatgaTACGGTAGCAATAACAAGGGAAGAAAATTAATGAAGACTAAAAATGTTTGTTAGTTTGATTTATGATCCTGAATGCCTGTCGCAAAATGATCAACAAAGAAGGGAAACTTTGCGAGTGACTTGAGATTTCAACAAATAGTGATCACCACGAGACTTGACTCAATTTGGACCCGTTAGTAAGTACTGCAAATGATTGTGTAAATTAGTTTTGAAATAAGAATTAGCTACTTTTGCCAATGATGATCAAAAACATTCGACATTACATTTTCGATTATCTATTTATCGTCAAATTTTATCCTCAATCTTAATATGTGGTGCTCTAGTGACtccagttcattcgcgaatgAAGTGTTGTTGAGTAAAACTATTATTTAGTAAGAGAGGAAGTGAACAGCCTGACGGTCTGTTCGATAGATGCGCCAGCTTTCACAAAGCCCGCCGGGATCGATTCCCAACGGACCACCGTCCTACATGGTACATGGATTGGCTCGGTCGTTACGCCATGGCCATCGCGCATTGATCCGTCGAGTAGTTCATTATTATTTACCTGTATTTAACGCCCCCGGTCTATATTATGCCCGCAGGTTGGTGAAATGTTGATTACTTTCTCTCTACATCAATGAACTaataaaagcaacagcaaTTTCAACGAGAGTATGCCCGGTCATTTGGGTCACGGTTCCAAAGACTTCCTAATGATGTTTACTGATTTTGTGCAAGTTGGTAGTTAATCAATCGTAGAATGATGTTACCTATCCTAGACTTGTGGACCATTTCCAAAAAACCAATCGTGCGAAATGTAGGTCGGCAACTCTCACTGATGCCAGCAtgcgatgaggcgctggcctTCTGACCTTCGCTTGATCAATCAAGCCAACCAATCGATCGATAAACTCACCCTATTTCTTCCGTCACCTTGCATAGCCCTGTCCTCTCTTTCAGACAGCAACTCGTTCGTCGGATTCAACCGCTATCCACCACAGCCTAGCCGGTCCATGTccggtttgatttatttttcacagcagtttttgcactgctgctgtggtCTGCTCTGAATTTCCCCCTCTCACTCGCTTCAAGATCTGGTTGTTCGATTGGAAGGAGAAGCCTCTGCGTTGGCCAGCAGTTGCCCAGCAGCGGGCACGGCTGCATCGAGCGGAAATCAATTTCATTAAGATAATTCATCATTATCGAATCATTAACGACTTGATTACCCCACATTCGTTCACAGTTCCACAATCGCTCTGTACAATGGGGCTGGCGAAAGCTTTACGTGGTATCCGCACACTCCGAACGGAATGGTACACATCCGGgtggggggtggtggtggtactacAAGCGCACCAGTTCGCATTCTCAACTACTCCGTTTCAACTCGTTTTCATTTGCGATTGCGTTACGTACGATCAAGCGTAACATTTTCCTTGGAAATCGTCGTGTTTGCATTGTTGGTGGTAAACACGGCCACACCTTACCTCCGCGTGATGGATCGCGATGAAGTGCATGCGAAAACGACATCGTGAACGATGTCAACTGCCAGTTCTTCGATGGACGTGGCACCCCTCCAGTACCAACAAGTAACAGTAATTAATTGTGTCTTGGAGAAAACGGCTTCTCCTCGCTGCCATCGGGCTTGCATCACCGCCATCGCGGACCCATCGATCGTGAAACTGGATGCTGTGACAGGGCAATCGTTCCAAGAGTAATGCAATCGCTCATTATCGGAGCTGATGCTGGCGCACTCTCACTTTTTAAACGAGTGTTGGTCCACAGCATTAATTACGGGCAGGAAAGTTAAATGGGTCGAGTTCCATTACGACgtcgcaaaaaaaataattctgcCGAGCGTGCGTATTACATTCTATCGTCTGgattgtgctgtgttgtgttttgtgtctgCAAAATTGAGAgatataaaaaatgttttattgtatCATGTGTTTTCTATTGTTCCAGTAACACGCATACTGGTTGTTGATGGGGTCGGAGTATTTTTTTaccaaataaattaaaatgatgcGTTCAAGCAGCTAGGTATGCAAACCGTTAGGATCAGATATATGCAGCAGCCCAAGCTTAGATCCACTACGGATCGTTGACCAATAAATGTTGACGTGCAGACCAGTTTGTATGTATTCCGATAACTGACGAGACTGTTTACCACAATCCTTATATATTAGCCGACGCATTACGGTCATAAGATTGTTATCGCGATCGTTGTCTCGCGATCGTTTTGGGAGCCTCTGCTCCAATCATTGTGAAGAGCAGCAGGAACATACGCTTGCGCCATCTACGCTTCCATCTTTTCGTGTAGTCCTCTTTCTTTCTCGATCGTGACATGGGGCACCGTTTTTGATATCATTGAGAAAACTTCACAGTTCGGGTAGGGTTACGGTGGTCTTATCCATCATCACCGATTGGTCGCGGAAATCATagacaaaatcacacacaaaaagaagaaatatgaGGGGATCTAAGCCGAGGAATGTTCCCGCTTTCAAGACGCAAACCTAGCCCCACCGCACTGTCTGCCTGCTTACCTGGGAGCGATGGTTTAGCGGCCTGTTTCCTAAAGAGAGGTGGATGATCCCATGCCGTTCAACCACAGTATCTGCCCGTGGATATCAGTGCGCTAGTCTGACGTGCCGGATCGTCGCGCCATCATGGCGATCGGGGCGGGCGGATGAACGAACACAATAATTCGACGAGAGCGGCCGAGATGATGTTCGCAGAAGGAGGGGTGCTCAAGTGGCACGTATCTGGAGCCGGAGCGGGAGTCATCGTTCGACCGTCCGCGAAACGAAAAGTCGTGCCTAggtaataataatgttttcaaaaaaaaacgggcacTCATTTTTCTGTCCCCGCTGACACAGCGACAGCGGGGAATGGAACCGGGAACAactgcgacgacgacgacaaagacgacgacgacgtttTGGTGCCACGCCACCCGCAAACAGCAAAATGAGCGTCGGTGTTTCTATTCCTTCGTTTGGCCCTATGACCTGCCAGCGCCTTCAGCCGTAATACATATTAGAAGACGGTTCCTGAACGAGAAGAGTCAAGAGCGGATAGCGGATTCAGGTCGCCTAAAGCCTCCATCGCGCATAATGGTTTCGGTTTTCCAGGATCCTATCGGATGGTTATGATCTTGCGACCAGCTTTCCCAAGACGCGCTGGACAGCGCAAGATCGCAACAATTACTGCAATTGCCTGCCATTCGGTTTCTATTGCCTTCATTTGCTGGCCGTTCTTTATTTGTGTCCCGGTGTGTCACGCTTTTGGCCTGTGTCTCACTTAAGCCAAGGAAGGGAACCGAGTTGGTAGCGGACGCGAACGCTCAAACATATTCATGCTGCATGCTTTCGCCAAAGTGCATCGGCTGCACGTTTGAACACGATCGCTCGATTTGAGGAAGTAGGGTGGTATGGGACGTGCTTTGCCGGCGTCACCGATATCGTGGCACCAGCGTGCCACAGGCAGTTTCCATGTTCCATGGCCCTCTTTTCACGTTCGTCGTCGAGATCACACTGATAATCCGTAGCTGATGCCAGGCCCAATCGATTTGGCCAACGTTTTTCCGCACTAGTTCATACGATTGCAGATTCCTCTGCAGTGTTATACAGCACAGGTTGTTCACTGGCATGACCGTGGATCGACTTATCGTTCATCATACCCAACATATGATTGTACGTAATGGGAAACAAAAGCTGTTCGGTTTGACGATCAGGGTGACATGATCATATTTTGAGAGTCAACAAAAGCCAAACTAACCCGCTGTACCGTTTGGCTAAACATGTTGGTGTGCTTCTTCGAGTGAACGAGATGCGATGTCGCTGGCTACGATATAGCTTTCGATAGGTTCCTGCACATCCACATCCACACTGCAATGGGCGTTTGGAGGTCTTTTGAAgacgtgctgttgctgctggtggtggttgaatGCAGAGCAGCTCAAGGTGCTGCAGCGCTCAAACACTCGCTTCATGCGCTGTAACGAACCGCACCGTTTGGTCATGATTGTGCACATTCACCAGCCTCGGAGCTAACGGTGTTGCCGGATACCTTCTATACGATCAACCGACTGAGTTGTTTGGGGGCCTGCCGTTCGTGGTGCTTCAAAAAGTGGGTCAATTATGGTTCATAGTTCAAGCGGTAGAAGGCTCCACATATGTGGACGCTCGGAATTCATTCtttaaaggaaaggaaagctaagagaaagagaaaggatGACAGTGGTTTGGACGATCACCACGTTTAGAAAGGTGTCGTCTGTTGTGTCTGTGCTGTTCGTTTTGGGCTACATTTGTCTATTCAATATCGCTATGACTCTGAAGACGGGTTAGCTGTTCGTTTGTTGTTCATGCTCACGGTCCCTCTGTGTGAAACTACAACCAGCTTGGTTACACTATGGGAAAGCTAACCCAGCACCAGAGAGTGTACTTCCATCCCCGAtactgtttgatgtttttatgTGGCAGTTTTGCAACCATCTGGACAAGCAGTTTGTTGTCCTCAACGTAAAGGGAGACAATCACAAACTCTCATTTTACTGCACCTCAATAACATCACCCACAAAAGGATAGCAAAGTGACGACTGGTTGGAGTGCATTCAGGTAAAAGATCGATGTTATTTTCGTTTATGCATATCAATGTTAAACTAAAACCACTTTACCGGCAGTGGGATCACAAGTGCTGCGTGTAGAGTTTTGCTGCGATCGCAACATTGTTGATGCCACTTACACGTTTGCccatatttgtttttcttattcaGCCTTTTGAGAACCTTGGAGTGCACTGAGTGCGGGTTTTTCTTCCATATTTTTGATGCAACTTGCCCCCGCCACGCAAGTGTGATGTCGGTAAAAAGGTGTCGTAAATCAGGCAGTAGCAGTGAAAAATCTTTTCCACCAGCGTCATTAAATCGGACAGCTGATGAGCATGAttcgaaaaagaaacaatcgaTTCTATGGCGTgtctgacacacacactcataatTAAAGACGAACAAAACCTCACAATTAAAGCTGCCAACCATTCACGGCGGGGAAGGAGGGACTTGTACACTACTGTCACCTGCAGACACGATGCGCATGTGGAAGGGTGCAAACGGTCATAATCGTTATCAATTTCTGCCAGCTCTCATAAGCCTCAATTACACCCCAGCCCCCAAGATGCAGACGCATGCATTTCGCTGCCTcatttttgcctttttaccTGCAAATCTGCAAACTACGGTTAGTTTCTGGATTTATCATCGCGTTCATTACTGCCCTGTTTTCTACACACCCCATTGCATGTATTGCATGCTGTGAACTGCGTTTTTACCGGCCCACAGTGCCTGCCAATCGCTGTTATTATCCATTTTTGGGTAAAGCTATCGGGCTGCAATTCGTGCAACGGTTGCATCGCTCGCATTTGATTCCGGAGGCGAAATGCATGCCACCTCGCCATCCTCGCCCCGGTTCGCAAAAACGGTCGTGTCCACGCCACCAGCGTCAAACCCCCATTTGGCCGACGGCCAACAGAATGTGTGCAAAAGGAGTAAATTACATTTAAATGAAGCGCACGGTTAGCTGAAGGTActgttattaaaaataatcatctTGTTTATTTCGCTTTATGTTCGGTTCGGCCGAAGAGCTGCCGTAAAACCTACGTCCTCCAACATCGCCACAACCAGAACCCAACCGGGCATGCCGGGCCCCGGGTAGAACTGCGTGAAGAGAAAACGAATGCGGACGACATTCGGGGGCCGCCGCTGCTGACACTGCAGGGATCTCGCGCCCGCGTTGCGTTGGCACACGGTGGGCAATCGTTGCAGGCCGCTGCGGAGacttttttttcccccacaTCACTATTGCACTGTTGCAAACACTCACGCTGTGATGGAGCAGCATTCGCTtcttttacttgttttttttgttcaagaaGACTCTTTTATAGCTCTAGTCGAGCTCGTCCCTGCCCATCCCGCCAGTTGCGGTCGATTCATGCACCATAAATTTATCGACACTCAcgcgagaaaaaaacacaaccaccgACTACGACGACGCCAACGACGATGACTTCCATCTTCGCCGGTGTCTCTGTCGATCCCGTGCCTTCACAAACTATTAATTAACATATTACATCGGCGTGGAGCAGGAATTGGGAATGAATTAGTTAGTATCGACGAAACCGACCGCGTCCGCCACCTTGACATCCAGTTCCTCCAGTGTCCCTTGCTTGCGCGATCGCACGTATCATCTGGGCAATATTTATGGCAAATTTATGCACTATCGCAGTGTGTCAGCACCGTGTagtggagggggagggggggggaggagggctACACGGTGTTCCCGGGTGGgtgaaaacaacaataaaatccAGCACGAGATCGCGATCACGAGCTGAGATCCTCCATCGGAAACATCTTCTTCTGGGTGATCTAACCCATTGATCTGTACGGGACCGCCAGGATCGTTGCTAAAGGGAAAACTTGGGAAAACGCTAGTGAGCCGTTCAACTGGTACCGGGAAGTGCAGTCCTAGGTTTCCGGGAGCGCATTATTGACCACAGCCCGGCTGGGGGTGTTTGACCGTAATCAGTAGGTTGGATTAAAGGTGAAGAGTGAATACTGGTCCTACACATTTATTTTCGTTCctcggttttatttttaaaataatgttttcccTAAATTTAAATACGCTCGTGTCCTATTTGAagccaccacaacaacaaaaaacagtacaTCGAATCTCGTTTTAATGCAGTGACGTCTGCAATATGAACCTGTTCGAAAGCAACTGGAAAACCGCAAGCACAAAATCAATTTCTACAACACCTTTACTGTTCAGTGCCAACCGTCGGCCACCACCTGCGGATGGCTACTCGAAAGGCAAGATTGCTATGCCTCCATTAAATAATGACCGTTATTTTCTGTTCAATTTCCGACATAATTATTTGTaccgcgcgagcgcgcgcgcgcactgcAGCATTGCGCGGGCGGCCGTGCGTCATTAACAAAGCGTACACACTTCTCCATTACAGCTCTCCGGTTCGCTTGTAGCCGATGTGTGCAAGTAGAATTGGaagggagcaaaaacaaataaaaccgaaCAAACCAATTCATCACCCCACTCTGCAATAGCTACCCTCCTGTAGCCCCCATTTTTCTATTGAACGAAATTTGGAAATTGCAGTCGCAATTATTGCGTGCGAAGGTTTGATCTTGCGAACCCCCGCAGCTGCTTAATCCTTCGAGGTCGAATCATCTTGATGGTTTCCCGCTAGCAGTTGCCGTAGCAACCGCCGATTCATTCTAGAGCAGAGCCGATCGGTACGTAAACCGGGGAGAATGAAGGCCCGTGATGAATCACCGCTCGCTGTCGATTGATTGAGCAATGTAGCAGCGATGgagtgctgcagcagcagcagcacgaactTTGAATGCCATCACCATAGCAATCGCTTCGAAAGCCATCAATCGGCGGTTAAAGTGTACCGCGTTTCTTCTACCGAAGGCGAGAAAAATGCATCCGCCGCTGATGGCACGATCACGCAATAAGCACAGCGTCCCAAGGAATCAATTTTGCCGCATACAATTAGCTTGTGGCCAGATTGTGTGCAGCTCCCAGACCTAGACCATTCTTCATCGTCAAGAGAAGTGTGGTGCGCCGCTCTACCCAGCATTAGCCCAGTATCGTATCTTGTTGCATGAAGATGATTTATTGTGTGCAGaactgtttgctgtgcgaagCTTGATAGCCTGATCGGTGCCGGTGGTGCCCGTCACGGAGTGTGGAAGCATGGTTCAGGTTGGAATAGAAAACAGTTGATCTGCTATATATCTAAACTAACAGGATTAAATGCTCTTGCACGCTCTTTTGTTTGTAGCTgctaatttaaaaaagaaacatttaaatagaaataaatgtacCCACCGTGTAGCGTAGAGCCTTCAAtaaccaaatctaatccagTCGAAAAAGAAATGCTCTCTCGCATAATTTCGATGACTGACCCGAAGCAAACTATCAAgattgaattgattttttttgttcggtctGCGCCTCGTGATTTCTCCTCGCGCGCAACCATATGGGTGGATAAAAGTGTGTGCGTTGCGCCTTGAATGTTCAGCGCAACAGCTGTCGAACGTTAATGATGATCGTGGCCGATGGCGGTCCATACAGGGTGCGTGTATATGGGAggaagggagggggaggggttggGCGAAAGGCAAAGAGGCGTACAAAATACAATCTCCCAAAACACGGGAGATCCAGACGAACCGTACGGaagagtggtggtggtggtggtggtggtggtgatggtgttgttAGTCTAACGCACGTTTGTAGCAGCATTAGTTCCTCTTTCACCTTTCGCTCCGAATAATGGATCGTCATAATATTCCGTTATCCGTGGAATTGATGTTGATCGACTGAACGCAGGATAAATGACGATCTTGTCCGTACGACGTCTCACATGGGTTTAGGTTTTCTGAGTTCAGCGCCTTGTTATGACGCCTGGCTGACGATGGCTCTGCTTTCAGAAGCAACGTTTTCTAAAACTGATTCCACACtgagttttgtttatttatttatttattactatATTAAACAAATGATTGTAACGTGTAACGTAGCGTCCTTATTATGGCCAATTGTACGATTCCGTAGTATAACCGTAGTCTAATAACCATAGTATAATCTAAACGTAATCGAACTTCGTTAGCCGTTAAGaccattttgaagcaaaagtaCATCACAGCTCTTTTAACCGAGTTTTGCATGCTTCCGTTTTGAAAGAGAGTTAGTGGTGGTTCTTATTCAACATCTGATATCCACGCAATGTACCTTTTCCATCGATAGAGAACGCGCAGTAATGTAGTATCCATCTTTTTCCCCCTTAATTGCACAGGtttccagcaccaccaccgtgccCAACAACCCAGATGGCCCGCGGACTTCGAATGCATTCACGAAAACAGACGAGTGCAATCTCGGCTTGAGGTTAGTAACAAACGAGATGCGCCAAGCAACATTCACTCCTTTCTATATTTCCCATTCAAACGGTGTTTGCTAGAACTTGTCCATTAGAACAGGCTTGGGTGAACgagctgtatgtgtgtatgtgtgtgtttatgccGACGACTCTTTCACACTTCACGATCCAATGCACCGGATAGGTCGTGTGGATTGGTTGTCTAGCGTTCCCCgttttttcgttttatgtTTCGCTTATGCAACACGACAGTATTTCACAGCACCGGCATGAGACTCGCCCCACTCCCACTCCCCATGCCGCACTGTGTTGTCCTTTGTGACGCGTCCAAACGCAATTGCTGTTGCTCCATTGCACCAGAAGCTCACAGTGGCGGGATAGGTAGGGGtgatgggggaggggggggggggttgaggGAGGACATGCGGAGAGCGTAGTACGGCACACTATACCCCCAATGATCGTTCGGACAGCTTGCCTGAATGCTGCTTTGTAAGCCTGTTGAAGTCGTTCGTTCCATGAGCATCGTTTCACCACGCTACTGCTGCGTGCTGCAACGCCTGTGAGGTAAAGTTCTCACGCTCGGATACGAAAGAAATCgttagaggaaaaaaaagaagtaaaacgaTCGCAAGAAGACGGCAAGCGAAAGGCGATGGTGGCgaattgtaatttattttattgctggcagctattttgttattttacgCTACTCAAAGCCTCAAAGGCCCACCAATCGTTGCTCGGTGTTTCGGTTCCAATTCACCAGCACCCTGGACAAAGTGATATGCATCCCTGCTCTCCAATTCGTCTTGCCGTACTACGCTATCCTCGAGCGGCCGAGGATGGCGGCCGTGGAATCATTGGCGATGCTTTCATTCAACAATAATACTGCAAAAGCCTGTCCTTTTCCTCCAACACGATTCGTCAATGAGTTGCGCTCCATACGGGATGGTCGCGCGTACAGACCTCAAAGATCTTTCATGAAGCTGAGCCCGTTGGGGTAGTATGTTATGACAACACAGGCACTGGACTGATCATAACTTGTTGGGAATTCCAGTTAACTGCAATGGAAATTCGTTTGTATTTATGGTGCGCCCTTTAATGACAGCAACCACATGCTGTACGCAGCACAATGCTCTACATCGATCAATTGTTGAGCGAGATATCGTCTCCTCCGCCCCAGTATACGATGATGACTAATGCGATCGGTGAACCAGAACCCGACTGCAGACACCCCTgtggaaaaaacaacaaatcattCAACCTTGAACCACGGTCAATACGCTTACATCGATCGCACTGAGCCTACTATACACCTCCCACTACTGAGCCGGATGGGTGAGTGGGGATGGAAAAACTTGAGGCAACAAGTACCCGTTATCGGTTGTGGTTTGGGTTTGGCCGTTCCAGCTGCCTGCTTGGCCCGAATGAGGTCGAACAGCTGTTTCGGTGTATCGATTGCGAAGGGAAAGGTACACGCTGCGGTGTAGCTTACTGTCCGTTAGTAGACGGACGGCGCCAAAACCTGTTCCCAAAACTAACAGTAGATCCTGTGCCGATCCTTGCGCCACATTTTGTGCTATGCGCTTGGAATCGATTCGAATCGAGGCATGAGCGATTGTGAGagcgtttgtgttgttttagcatttagacttttttttattaatgtcttttttgtttattttctaaacatccctcctttccattttATTTTCTGCTAAAAGGAAGTTTACCGATGCAATGGAAGGGCGGGAAACGAGCGCACCACCATCGATACTGCTGCCGGCCACATCACCCCTGCTAGCATCCTACAATACTTccacaaagaaaacaaccCATACCACAAATAATGGGCCAACGACAGCGAGCCATGTCACCTCCGGCACGCCGGTGTCGCTCCGTCCCAAGGGCCACTACCGCTCATCTTCACTTGAGAACAACCCATTCCATCCGCATGGTGGTAAGCCTATGGTCGGGCTTAACATTGCGCAGGCAAGCTTCACCGGCACGCTGAAATCTCGCCGAGAGCAAAAACGGATATCCGATTTCCTCAGCAAACAGTCGACGGGCCTCGGCACCGGCTCTAGTGGCGCGAGCTCGCTCACGTTGGTCACCGCGGCGCGAGAGCCACCGTCGGAGAGCAGCCTGCGGAAGGCCCACTTCGAGAATATTCGCGAGATTTTCGAGAAAAATAATAGCAAAAATGCCAGCGCCCAGCAGCACAGCCAGAAGTCAGCGAAGCTTAAGGGCCACCATCAGGTCACCAGCAGCACGGCCGCGGCAATGATGGCGGCCAATGTCGCTACCGCTAGCGAACTTGCCAGCAACGGTGGCAGTGCCTCTACGCTCGGTATACCGATCGATGATAAACCTCCAAAAATACAGGCTTGCAGCGGTATTCTAGGGAAGGTAGGTCATTTTACCATTACTTTTATGATTGTACGATCGCACTAACTCTTGCtttcgcgcgcacacacacccacctcTTAGGGCAAACAAGTGATCCGTCCGATTGCCTTCAAACCAGTTCCTTACAAATGTAACACACCAAATTACGGTGCCCCAATTGGTGGCCGCCTGACGGAGCTGAGCGATCGGTACGGTTCGACCCCGTCGCTCGGTCCTACGATGAGCCTGCAGTACAAATTCGGAAGCACCACAGACCTGCAccacctgcagcagcagcagcaacagcagcaacagggcagcagtggcagcaatGGTGCCACACCGATCGCCTCCGTAGGACCGTGCTCGAGCAGCGGATCGATGGGGGGCGCATCATTCAGCACGTTCGGTGGCAGTATGATGAGCAACAGTTACCACCAACACTATCCCCATCAATACAGTACCTTAATGCGTAAAGGTGGATCCTCGACTATACCCTTCAAGACGTACGATAGTCTGGAGTCCATTCTGAAGCTGCCGGATAGCATGATGGCATCCTATCCAAATCCCAGCCATGGGTACGTATTTAATCTGCCATTATTCACCACTCCACGTTCTGTATGCAATGTACATGTACACTCTTTAACATTCCTTTTATCACTCACACGCTTTCTTGCAGCCTGTACCATCAACAGGATGTCCTCGATATggcaccatcaccatcggaCTCGGGTATATCCGAACTAGAGGCAGCGCTGCGCGATCGTGATTCCGAGCTAGCCTACCTGCGGCAAACCATGGAGCACAATGAACAAGTAATATTCAAAGTTCATCAGGTTGGTAGTGTGCTGCGTTTTTGGATGCCTTTTTGGTAGTGAGAAATTGTGCGGTTAATGGGCAAACACAAAACTGTATCGGCGTGCGTCTTAATATCAAACGGGCTTGCTCGGGGCCATACTTGCTAACACCATTAACAATCGCGTACTTTACGTTGCAAGTGTGCTTAATGTTTACCTCACCTTAATATGCTTTCGTCTTGTCGTTCACAGGACAAGGAGAAACACTGGGAGCAGGAGCTGAACCGACTGAAAGCGATACACGAAAGCCGTTTGCGGGCCGGTGCTCAGAAGGTTCACAAACTCGAGCAGTTGCTCATGATGCAAACGTTTCAGCTGCGGCAGGATAAGAAGCGTTTACAAGAGGATAACGCACGACTGCAAACAGGCATAGCGCAAGCAAAGGATCAAACTGAACTGCACAAATCGGAACTGGAGCAGGCCCAACTTACTACAAAAGAGCTCAAGGACCAAAACGGAGATTTGTTGGACGAAATTCAGATGCTGCGACGAATAATCAGCGATCTGAAGGAGCGCTTGGAGGAAAGTGAATGGAACCTCTGTCagaaaaatggtgaaataGCTCTGATGAAAACTCAGCTCAAAGATGCACAGGTGAGTAACAGATGATAGTTTTGTACGGTTGAAACATTTTCTGTAAATCATCTAACAACGCAACATTCTGTCTTTGATCATGGATCAACAGGCCGAACTATCGTCGAAAGACCAGGAAATTGTGCAGTTGAGAGCAGACGTGAAGCTGCAACACTATGACGACATTAGTTTGAAAAAGTCTGAGGTACAGCAATGATCACCTTGTGTGCTGcatttcgttcgttcgacTCAAATCGACTAATTTCCACACTTGTTTTCTTGCAGATAAAAAAGGAGCTTGACTTTGATCTGGAAATTTCACAACTCAATCGCATTGTTATCTTCAAGGATCAGATCATCGTGCTGATGAACAACGAAATTCAGAAGTTACGCAAGGAACTGTCTGACATTTCGATACTGCGAGGCTATGAAGGTGCACCGACCGGTCGATACGCGCGTTACAAGAAAAAGCTCGAGCTCGTTGCACAAAA comes from the Anopheles coluzzii chromosome 2, AcolN3, whole genome shotgun sequence genome and includes:
- the LOC120949784 gene encoding uncharacterized protein LOC120949784 isoform X3 codes for the protein MEGRETSAPPSILLPATSPLLASYNTSTKKTTHTTNNGPTTASHVTSGTPVSLRPKGHYRSSSLENNPFHPHGGKPMVGLNIAQASFTGTLKSRREQKRISDFLSKQSTGLGTGSSGASSLTLVTAAREPPSESSLRKAHFENIREIFEKNNSKNASAQQHSQKSAKLKGHHQVTSSTAAAMMAANVATASELASNGGSASTLGIPIDDKPPKIQACSGILGKGKQVIRPIAFKPVPYKCNTPNYGAPIGGRLTELSDRYGSTPSLGPTMSLQYKFGSTTDLHHLQQQQQQQQQGSSGSNGATPIASVGPCSSSGSMGGASFSTFGGSMMSNSYHQHYPHQYSTLMRKGGSSTIPFKTYDSLESILKLPDSMMASYPNPSHGLYHQQDVLDMAPSPSDSGISELEAALRDRDSELAYLRQTMEHNEQVIFKVHQDKEKHWEQELNRLKAIHESRLRAGAQKVHKLEQLLMMQTFQLRQDKKRLQEDNARLQTGIAQAKDQTELHKSELEQAQLTTKELKDQNGDLLDEIQMLRRIISDLKERLEESEWNLCQKNGEIALMKTQLKDAQAELSSKDQEIVQLRADVKLQHYDDISLKKSEIKKELDFDLEISQLNRIVIFKDQIIVLMNNEIQKLRKELSDISILRGYEGAPTGRYARYKKKLELVAQKFEETELRNDSNNNNQLTNSNSGSNKPTDSPTGGETTEKQAASPSAMISSSDIIKNYFNSKLEMDKKFFLSSQICNYSDEDKSNIIDAYGSGKPVDITDITLDLSSLLPNSLTATAHNPVDDVPVTTADSYNHHHSSSDDDYKSMTPTQEEHVPAEAHEKELHVSSAKPIESSGLKEGKHQHNSVDELERLNRELAACRECFEQEKAKWADEKEKVLIYQRQLQKNYVEMCKRTQLLEEQLKTMQIEQGHRDSSRN